A stretch of Myxococcus hansupus DNA encodes these proteins:
- a CDS encoding helix-turn-helix domain-containing protein, translating to MTTTEPWVSVEDVAKHLGVARDSVYRWIESRGLPAHKIGRLWKFKLSQVDAWVEEGGAESEDAEGSDR from the coding sequence ATGACAACCACCGAACCCTGGGTGTCGGTCGAAGACGTCGCGAAGCACCTCGGGGTCGCGCGGGACTCCGTATACCGCTGGATCGAGTCCCGCGGGCTGCCAGCCCACAAGATCGGCCGCCTCTGGAAGTTCAAGCTCTCCCAGGTCGACGCATGGGTCGAGGAGGGCGGCGCCGAGTCCGAGGACGCC